The Camelus dromedarius isolate mCamDro1 chromosome 17, mCamDro1.pat, whole genome shotgun sequence DNA window TGTTCATACTCCTGGCATCTGTCCCCACAGGGGTAGGACCCTCCTGGTCAGACCACCCAGAGGTCCATTGTGTTGTCGGCAGCTGGGTGGAGCCAGAGGGGCACAAGAGCAGGCCTTCTCTAGACGGTTGTCCCCTTGGTCTTGGGAGCACTCATCTAAGAGTGGGATGGGAAGAAAAGTCACCTGTGCCCTGACCCGGAGCCCAGAGGACATCCTCAGAGCCCAGGAGCCCCTGGAGGGTAAGGGAAAAGCCAGACCTCAGGGCCCTTCCCCAGACTACACTTTGGATATATCCAGGTTGCTGTCTCATTTCCCATCTGGGGAGATGGGCTGAGAGTAGCATCCGTGCTTCCTGGCTGGAGGTCTGGGTTCCGTGTACACCAGCTGGCTCCCTCCTGCTGGCCCTCCTTTGCCCCTGGCTTGCCTTCATCCTGGGAAACCTAAGCCCTTCCTCCAGAGCTGCCTTTGCAGGGTCTTTGCCTCTGGGCGGTGAGAGGCTCAGGCAAGAAAGCCCAGGTTTTCCCGGGGACCTGCCTTCACCCTCTCATCCTGTCCTATAGCTGCAGTTTGTGGGATCAGGGAGCGTGGCGGCTCCTTTCTGACAGGCCTCCGTTGTTGTCTTGCGCCCTCTAGTGGAAGAGAAGGTGAAGGAGCAGCTGGAGGCCGCCAAGCCAGAGCCCATCATTGAGGAAGTTGTGAGTGCCTGGGGGTGGCGCCGTCCTGCCTCTGCTCCTGTGGATCCTGTTCTCCTTCCCTTCACTTCTTTATTCCCTTTtcacctccctgcttcccctcaccctctccttcctcctttcctttctcccattttccttccAACCTTTCCCTGTCTTCTACTTCCCCTGGCGCTAGGCCTCTCCACCCCTGACTTGTGTCTCCTCCTTACCCAGGACCTGGCCAACCTTGCACCACGGAAGCCTGATTGGTGAGTGTGGCTGGTGTAGGGCCAACACAGCCTGACTACGGCACCCTTGGTGCCAAACGTGGGCCTCAGGCTGGCTTTCCCACTCTCACAGCAGGAGGTGGGCAGTATAGACATATAGCTACTGTCTGAAATAAGTGCTGAGAAGGACATAAGTGGAGAATGAGAGGAACTTGATGGGGAATGACCTGAGGgtatggagggagggaggggctcaggTAGAAGGGTCTCAATAGTCCCCTCCAAAAGTCCCTTCTGAAAGGATGAGGGCCTGTCCCACCTCAGAGGGCTTTGCCCTCTGAACAAGGTGGACCTTTGCCCTCAGAGAGACATAGGGTGGAGGCAAGATGGTAGGAAGGGCAGATGTAGGTTTCTGCCCCAATTCTGCCACCAGCTAGCCTGTTCCCCTTTGGCCTCCATTCCATCTTCTGTGAAATAGCTTAtccttcctgctgcccctgtGCCTAGGCTGAGAGAGAGCTGTGCATTCACTTTACCTTGGGCCAGAAGTACTGGCCAGTTCCCTCTCACTTGCCATTTTGTGTCAGGCATCAGCTGAAGTTGTTCTAATTTGATGAAACAAAGCATAGGGCATGTGTCTTGGAAACCTAGAGCCAGGGAGAGGCTATGTGTGTACTTCTGGAAGCATCTGGTGGTGAACatgtggccagaggaggagcaggaCCCACAGTGGACAAGGGCAAGTCACTCCCTAATAGTTACCGAGGGGGACAGACCAAGAGAGGACCCTGAGAAACCATCTACCCTGCACACTTTGACTTAGTCCCCTATGTTGCCTGGGTCCATAGTGCTAGTCCCTGCCTCACTAGGACTGGGAAGCATGGCTGATGCTGGGTTTTGGAGGAtgcagaaaaggagagagaggctcATCCTGGCCTCAGGCACCCAAGTGTGATACCTAATGCcagaggggctgtgggaggggagggcccCAAGGCCATACCAGCCTTCAGCCTCTTGACTTCTCCAATCTCCTTGCTCCAGGGACCTCAAGAGAGACGTAGCCAAGAAGCTGGAGAAGCTAGAAAAGCGGACCCAGAGGGCCATTGCTGAGCTGATCCGTAAGTGTGGGGCTTGGCAAGGCGGGATCCCTGCATCTGGGTGGTGGCCCAAGCACGTGGCCCTTCTCCATTCCTCCTGTCTGCCATCCATCCAGGTGAGAGGCTGAAAGGCCAGGAGGACAGCCTGGCGTCTGCAGTGGACACCACCACTGAACAAGAGGCCTGTGACTCCGACTAAGGCATGCCCTGTCCCCTCATCCGTCTATCAGGCCTGTCCTGTAGGCAGATGGTCTTGGGCAAGGGTTGGGGCTGGGCTTGCCATCACCTCCAGTTTGGCTTTAGAATAATGACTCCCTGCCCTCACCGATGGGGTGAGGTCGGCTCCTTGTCTCCTGAGTGGTCCCCACCATGCTGAGTAGGGGCAGGGCCAGCAGCAACTCTGTCAGCTTGCtgtatctgtatgtatgtatgtattttgaactttttttttaatatctggaaaaagaaacaagCCAATCTGTGTGTGGCAGAAACTTACCAAATATTTCCTAGGTCCTTGGGGTACTCTGGGTTTGGGATATAGAGgtgatgtttttgtttgtttgtttgttttattttattttttttaactttttttattgagttatagtcattttacaatgttgtgtcaaattccagtgtagagcacaatttttcagttatacatgaacgtacatatgttcattgtcacattttttttttttttgctgtgacaGAGATGATGTTTAATATGAGTAAGATCTGTGTTGGGCTGAGCATTTGAGGCTGGAGGGATGGGGAAGGCTCATGCCTAATCTGCTGGGCCCGGGTCATGGCTCAGTCCTTGGTCAGTGGTGATCATCTCAAAACCCTCAGGTGGCCGAGACGGTGTCTGGGAGGGTTCTTTTAAGACCTCCCACAGGCTGAGCCCTTGTTAGTCTGTGGGGCAGCTTGGAGAGGCTCCCACCCTGGTCCTCTGTGGACTGCCtcacagtgagagagagagaaggaagagacgGGGCCCATGAAGGGGGTGGGCAGTGCTGTGGCAGCTCAGCTCCAAGCCGCTACAGACTCGAGGCCCCTGGCGTGGTTCTTCCTCACCCCACCCAGCCccggcagcccctctccccacctcaccaGTCAGAGCTGGACTGTGGCTTCCCTGGGATGGGGCCCCTGTATGGGGAAGGGGGGCCCGTTCTGCTAGAGACTAGGGTGTTGTAGGCTGGTGTTTAGGCTGGGCCTCCCAAGGTCCTGGCTTTAGGACCATGAGCCTCCTCTGTGAAGCTAACTCTCCAGAGTGACCTACTGCCCACAACTCTGACTCCAGGTACCTGtggcaaattaaaatttcatctcCTCCAAAATGATAACACTCTTTAGTTTCCTTCAGATTTCCCCTTGAGCCTCCTGCCCCTGGCCTGAATCATCCGTGTGTTCCTCCCTCTGTGCTAAGTTCTAGGAATGGAATTTAATGGCCCAGCTCTGGAGGACGATACTGAGGACTCGGGTCACAGAAGTGGAGTGAGTGTGTGCACACAGAGATCATCATACTCATACAATAAAGTAAATGCTTTAACTTAAAATTACGCTCTAATAACTCCTCTAAGAAAGCAGTTCTTAGGAAGGGAACAGAAACGTGAAGCTGTGAGTGAACTGAAGTGGTAGGTGGCTTGCTGCTGTGGTAAGCAGTGGAATGAGGGCAGGACTGATTCCCACAAGGGGTGGGGATCAGACATGCCCCAGTGTCGGGACTGGAGCCAGGCTCCCTCTGCATAGCTGGGCTCTAGAGCTGGGCTTCCTTTCCTAGGAATAAAGGATGAAAAGATGCTCCCACCTCCTGGGATTGCAGTTGGAAGCAGGGCGCTTGTCTGTGGCAGGACAGGACTCAGACAGCTGTGACTGGCAGCTGGGCTCCTGCACAGCACCAGCGCTGGGGCTTAAGTAAGGCTGTCCCCATGATATGAGAACCCAGAGAACTAATGAAAGGTTTGCTTCTGCATTTACAACCCTGTGTGCCATGTAGAAaaacagccctgcagggagagagaaaagcaaaaactatCATCTGTGATGGGCACTCAAACAAAAATTACAGAATACGTGAGAAAATCCAGTGCCTTAAAGAGTGGCCAACAACCCAACAAGCAGGAGAATTTCTACTCAAAGAAAGTGAAATGGTAACATCCTAACGGCTTTAAAATGAGCATTTGTTTTATCACTAGAGAGATCAAAGAGGGACTGACCCCCACAACTCAAGAACAGGGACTCTGTGTAAGAAGGAACTGATTAGAAATCTTGGAAATAaagaatgtttattaaaataagaaactcCCCAGAAAAGCAAATGATAACTTACAGTCAAAGAAGGGATTAACAAATTGGAAGTGAAGCTGAAGATCCAAaaggtggcagagagagagaaggaaggagagatagAAGGTAGATTGAAAATCTTGACTGTCCTTTAGCTGAAAGGAGTTTGGGAAAAGAAATCCAGAGAAAGAAGGTGCTTGAAGCAGGCGTGGCTGACCGCTTCTGTTTCTGGCATCATGGGGGGCCAGTTGCCTAAACTGATCCTCCCTTTATAAGCAGCTAAAAAAACTAGGTAAATAAATATTGACAAATCCTTTATATATGCATCAATAATctggcaagaaagtaaggaatacTCAGGCAAAAAGGTAAGAGAAGCAGCAGAATGCTGAAGCCTGACCTTTGCCCTGAAGGTATTTGACAAACCAGGTGAAATTAAGCATTGGTTTGGGGGGCCCTCAATGCCTGGGGACCCAAAGGGCAGCACTCGCTGCGAACTAATGATCTGCTCTCCTGGCATCCCAGAAGGAAATCAAACCTTGCCACTTACTGGAGTGGAACAAAGTCTCCCCTGAGAGCTGAGCAGGCCCTCATGTTTGGACACAAGAAATCTCAGGCCAAGATTTAGAGTGGTCCCAGAATGTGGTGGTTTCAGACACTTGATGGAAGACAATGTAGATCCTACCTGAATGAATATTCATCTCAGTCCTTAGAGAATCCCCACCAATAAAGTTCTAAGAAAGATGAGCAACTTATGAAAAAGCTCACCAGATGAACTAGGCAACAGAACACTCAGAGCAAAGGGCATTAGAAAGAACATGGTAACGTTAGACTTGCAAAGATGTCAAATGTTAGAATTATCAGTCAgacaatttaaatgtttaaaaatgatctAATAACTAAAAGAGAGGCTTGAAAATAGGAATAGATTTGCAAAAGAACCAAAGTGATGCTCTAGAAAAATTATTATAGCAGTTTAAAACCTTGTATCTGTGAATTAGGGCTAAAGAGACAATTTGTGAATAGGAAGCTAGATCTGAAGAGGTCATCCAGAATGCAGCCAGCAAAATAGACAGATCAGGAACATAGAACAAGAAGCTAAGAGATAACAAGGATAGGTTGAGAAGATCGAACATGTGGTTGGGGTTCTAGggggagagaaaaggcaaaaatggggcagaggtaaattttattttttaatgacagtgAACTTTTCAAAATCATCAAGTCCACAGATTCAAGGTCAACAAATCTCAAGCAGAGCAACCAAGAGAAATCTGCACTCAGATGTTCTGTCTCTTGCTGAGTGGTGATCAGTTAGGTACATTCAGATTCTCTTTATGAATATTCATTGAGCTGTGCACATATCATTTGTGCACTTTTTTGAATGTTTATTACACCTCAGTAAGCAAGTTTGAGTCAAATATTTTCACACCTTGTATTAATTATTCATTGCTGAATACAAATTATGCCCCAAACTCCTTAAAACAATAAATCATTATTATCCGACACTTTCTaggggtcaggaattcaggagtgCCTTAGCTGAGTAGTTCTAGCTTGGGTCTCTTTGAGATTGCAGTCAAGATGTCCTCCAGGGCAGCAGGCATCAGGAGGCTCAACTGAGGGGGAAGGATCTACTTCCAGGATGGGCTTCTACTTCCAGGGCTCACAGGAGTGCTTATAGAAGCATCATGCACACACAAGTCCTTGCTGCGTGGACCTCTCCATAAGCCTTGCTCAAGTGTTCCCATGTGGTGGCAGCTGGCTTTCCCCAGAATGAACAATCCAATTGAGAAAGCAGGAGGAAGCTTAGGGGCTTTTTATGACCTGCTCTTGGAAGTGATATTCTGCCACCATCTatttgttagaagcaagtcactccATCTAGCCCACACTCAAGGAGAGAAGAATTAGGCTCCACCTCTGGAGGGGAGATCTATCTAATAATTTGTGAACATAATTGAAAACCACTACATATCTGGGTACATGGTAATAAATTGGCAGAACAAAAAGACCAAGAAGAGatcttaaaattagaaaagatatattaaCTTTCAAGGAGCAAGCCTGCTGCAGATGTCTCAGCCACAGCCGGTGTTAACTGGAATGGTACCTTCTGATATCAGTGTTAACTGGATGAAGCATAGTTGTCAACTTGAAATTCTGTACCCAGAGAAAATATCTTACAAGTGCAAGATATTTTTAGACAAACAAAACTAGTAATTTTGTCACCAGTAGACTCGCactaaaagaaaatctattttggGATAATGAAAGTATTCTAAtgtggattgtggtgatggttgcaagtcTAGTTTAGTGAAtctactaaaagccactgaattgtacacttagaTGGGCAAATTGTATGAtatattatatctcaataaagctatttttaaaaaaaagaaataagcattctccttaaaaaattttaacgGGTGTTTTTAGGCTAAAGGGACACAATCCCAGATGGAAAATCTGAAATATAGGCAggattgaagagaaagaaagtgtaCATTTAAATAGGCATTGACCttatgaaacaaaaatgtattgtaGATTAAAAGGAAAACTAGGGCTACTTAGAATACATAACAATAGTGTGTAAGTCCGGAGGAGAGAGGAGATTGGAATTAGAGCCCTCTATGAAGCTcactgaggaagagagaaaagactcCGGTGTACAAGCAGGCCGACATTTCTAGGATAACtgaaagaacagaaacagaatgCAGCCTTTCCAAAataactgaggggaaaaaaactggagtgaaaaaaaaaatccaaaagatagCAAAGAAAAAAGGTGGGACAAGTAAACAAATCCAAATATATCATTAATTACTATTAATGTACtaggccacttttttttttaactcagtctgatgcctttttttaaaattgcgttatagtcagtttacaatgttgtgtcagtttctggtgtacagcacaatttttcagttatacagtcTGATGCCTTTTTGTAAAAGAAACCTAAACCCAAATCCTTGAAACAGAGAGGTTGAAAGTGAAGGGATTAGAAGAGCTCTGTCAAGCTCAAGATCAACAGAAGGAAGCTGAGGTGATGCCAGACAAGGGAGACCTTCAGACAGGAGGGTTACTAGCCACACCATCCTGTGTGTGGCGGAGCAGCGGGCCTCCTACCTGCCGCCTATGGGGGTGCCGGATGGTAAGACCGCTTTAGAAAAGTTGAGCACATGCACAGCCTGagtcccagcaattccactatCAGTGTCCGAGAGCACTGGAATAGCAGGAGCCAGGGACAGGAACACTAATAGAAGTGTTTGTattaacacacatacacagtaaaACACAGAGATGATAATGAGTCATGGTTCTGACAGTGGAATACTCGTGGGTGGTAAAGTCCGTGCAGAAGAGCGAGGTGGTGATCCTCAACGCCGAGCTGGGGGCCCTCAGACAGTCATAGTGCTCTTTTTCCCGACTTCAGTGATGGGAATTCATTTTATCCTCTATCCATTCATTTTACACACTTTTGGGGTATATTTGCTATACTTTGCACACAtacttttttaaagagagaaatttcCAGTATTCACAAACTAAATTACTCGGTAAGTGTGAAGTAGAATTTTTTTGAGTGTCCACATCTGCACGGTATAGATTAGAACATCTAATGGTCTAGACTAGAACATTgaggataaggagaaaaaaatcctataaactacatgggagaaaaaaaaaccacagattGCCTACTAATAAATGAGTTCTACTTTTCATCAAGAGTAGATACTAGAGACAAATTTTTCCTAAGTGCTGAAGAAACAGATGTAAGTCTGATCAATTATCCTAAGTGATAAGGGCAAGATAGATACTTTAGGCTTATGACACTGTTTAATATGCACTGATCTTCGCTGAAAGAACGGCTAAAGGATGCTCTGTAGCAagagcggggtgggggcagggagatggaTATGGGAATCAGGACTGCATCTGGCAGACGCTTATATACAGGCTCTTCAACAAGGAGGGCTTTGTTGTTACATTACGTCTAAGGTGGTACAGTGGCTCCTTGAGGTCACCAGGGACATGAGTCCCTTGTGTGTCCCCAGCTGCCGTCCTTGGCTCCCCAAGAGCCTTTGCACCCCTGGGTTCAAGCTGCAGgcaggagggggaagggcagagggcaAGGCCAGCTGAAGAAACCATGGCTTCAAGCTCAGTCCCCCTTGCTTGCCTTCACATCTCATCAGCCATTACTGTGTCGGTTCCAACCCTAACTGCAGATGTGTGGGGAGTAAGGGTATTTTAAGCTGGGCACATTGCCACCATGATTGAATTTGAGGTTccatgagaaaggaagaagggtAGAAAGAGTACTGGGAAGGCAGCCAGCAGTGCCTGCCACAGCATGCAGGAAGAAGTGGTGAGCAAAGAAACTGGTAAACATTGCAAAAATCGGTAATTGACTAACAAATAAAGactgataaagaaataaagaggagaCACAAATTAGGAATACTGGGAATGAATTAAGGCTATCACTATAGACCCTACAGGCATCAGAAGGACGGTAAAGGGATACTGTAAATAACTACCCACGTAAATTTGACAAGTTGATGAAATGCACTAATTCCTTGAAAACCACAAACTGTCATAGCTCACccaagatgaaaaaaatcatttgcatagccctgtaactattaaaaaaatactgaattcatattttaaaaccccTGAAAAAGAAATCTCCAAGCCCAGGTGGTTTTACTGGAGAATTGATACacaggtttaatgcaattcctatcaaaatctcaacAAGATCTTTATCTAGGTATAGACAAGGTTATTCTAAAATGTTATCAGGAAAGTTAAAAACTTGAtcacacagggaatatagccaatattgtataataactttaagtggagtataatctgtaaaagttgtgaatcactgttgtacacctgaaacatacaatattataaatcaactatacttcaaccaaaaaaaaagcttaaacaaTTTTTAACTAGAAGAATAAAGCAGGAGGGATCAATCTACCCATTTCAAAACTTCTTATACAGCTATAGCAATCAAGACAGTGGTATTGGTGGAAAGATAGGCACACAGATCAGTGAAAGAATGTAGAAAACTCAGAAGTAGCCCCATGTAAGTACAGCCAACTAATTTTTGGCAAAGGTGCAAAATGAGCTCAATGAAGGAAGTAGTCTTCAGCAGATGGTGCTGGAGTGATTGGATATCCATTCAGAGGCCAAAAAAAGGAACCCCAAACTAAACTTCATAccttatacaaaaaataaaatggaccaTAGGAGGAAACCTTCAGAACCTAGAGCTTGGTGAAGAGATTAGACATGAGAAAGTacaattcattaagaaaaaaatgaataaatttgacTTAACCAAAATGAAAAGCTTTTGCTCCAACAGAGTCCctattaaaagaatgaagagaaaagctACCgactgggaaaatattttcaaaccccGTATCTGATAAAGGGCTCACATCTGGAATACATAAATAACTGTCGAAACTCAACGGtaagaaagaaaatccaagtCGAAAATGGGGAAAAGACCACGAAGAGACATTGCACCGAAGAGGATCtataaatggcaaataaacacgtgaaagatgctcaacatcactagccattaAGGAAGTGCAAATTAAGACCATGGGAGCTGTAGTTTCATACCTCTTAGGACAGCCTAAAAATAGTGATAATGCCGAATGCTGACAGGCTGTGGAGAAGCTGAATCTCTCCTACATAGTTGGCAAGACTGTAAATGGTACatccactctggaaaatagtttggcagtttcttcagAAACGAAGCATATACTTAACATATAACCCAGCAAACATGTTCCTgggcatttattccagagaaataaaaaccctGTCCATACAAATGGACATAGCAAATACAAAAActatatacacaaatgttcatggcagctttgTAATTGACCAGAGCTAGAAAAAACCAAAATGCCACATGCATTGTTGCTTAATGAATACtaaataatttgaatttctgTTCAGGAtacatcagtttttaaaaaatgagcacaGATCTTCAGCTTAATGGGGGTGGCCAAGTCATCATCAGACAAAGATCTGTCCTTCAGTTTGGAATTAAAATATTGCACAAAAATGGGTGAAatagggtggagggtatagctcagtggtagaatgcatgcttagcattcaggaGGTTGTGAATTCAACCCCCAgtaattccattaaaataaatgacctctcccccacaaaaaagaacttttttaaatgggtgaataaGTAAGTTTGATACTAAATTTCTAACATGTGGCATGCAGTCTATGAGGGTTTTCCTTTACTTGGTCCTGCACTTTTGGGGATAATGGAGTGGAAAATTAAGTAAGTTTCTATTCTgtgaaaaaaccccacaaaatgcCCTTCAGTAAGTGTTAAGCTGTGTTGTAATCATACTGTGGAGATACTACTAAGCAATAAAAAGGAGCCAGCTGTTGGTAGAGGGTATGGCTTGGATGAATTTCAGGGGCATTATGCAGGGTGAAATAGGTAGGCAGGTAGGAAAGATAGATAGCtcacaaactgtatgattccctTATCTAtagcattcttgaaatgacagaatCATGGAGATAGGgaacagatttgtggttaccaggggttaggaaTGGTAGGAGCAAGTGTGACTAGATACAAAGGGGTAGTTTGAAATAAAGGAGATCTTTGTAGTGATAGAGTAGTTCTCAGCTGCAGTGGTGATACACAAATCTACACACGTGATAAAATGGAACTATACACACACATTGTGCTGACATCCAATTTCTGGTTTTGATACTGTGCTATAGTTATGGGAGATGTAACCACGAGGGGAAGCAAGGTGGATGGTCAGCAGGACTGCTCTGTGCTTTTTAAACTTCCTATGAacctatatttcaaaataaaacattttaaaatattttcagttgcgAGCAAAGAAAATGGTAAAACCTGTTAAtcgtgtaattttttaaaaaatactatgctTTCTGTGTTTAAAAACAGGACAGCAGGCTTTCTGGAGTCTTGTGGAAGATGAGATGGTGGTGGCTTATAGTTGGTCACAGTGAGTCCTGGCCTTGGTTGGAGGGACAGATGAGGGGCTTGGGCCCCAGCAGTCCCTTTGTCATAGGGCTGAGGAAACAGGCCAGCGAGTGGCAGTGCTCAGCTCAGTGGATGGAGCCCTGGTGTGCCCACTGCTACCCAGCTCACCAGGCACTCCTCCAGGACAGCCCTGACTGACCTCCCAACACTCAGGCCTCTCCCGCTTCAAATCCTCGAGGACATCTGGCCTTTGGGTTATCTCAGGAGAGGTTTCAGGCCTGGAATGTTCTGCAGCAGCAATGGATGCCCCTTCGCCAAGCAAAGGACAGGAGTACAGGGCCTGCTGGCTCAGAGGCTAAGGCTTGGTGCCTCTGGGTAAGAGGGAAGGCAGCACAAGGGCTGGGAGGAAGTCCTGTCTGGGATTTCAGGAAGGGGACCCAGAGGCCAGGTGGACATCTAGGCTGGTCAAGTGTGTGAAGGCGGCCAATTTAGACAAATGGAGTCCCTTGGACTCTGTCTGTGCACCCTCAAGTCCCACGCAACCTCCAGGCCAAGTCCTCTGTTGGGATTCCACGCCGCTACTCCCCACCTTCTTGGCTCCTGTGTGTGAGATGCCTGCTCACCTTCAGGTGGCCTCCCCATGGGGCTCTGAGCTGTGTCTGGGGCCTGCTGCAGCGCTCCCCTCCCCTACAGGAGCTGAGGAttcaggcattcattcatcctgtttcTTGAGTACCTGCCTTGTGCGGGGCACTGTTCAGGGCCTGAGGATGCAGATGCGATTCTGATGTTGCCCTGCTCTCCAGGAGCTGACCTTCCAAGTGGTCTTGGGATCCGTGCTGGGAGCCACGGTCCTTCCCTCAGACCAGTCTAAAGGACTTCACTTCACCCAGACCGTCTGTCTGGGCATCACAGTGGGGTGTAATGAGTGGTGAGGATCTAGGACCCCAAGAGCCCCATGAGTCTATTTAGCCAAGAGACCTCCATGGACGAGAATCTCCTTACAGCCTTTATTTTCCCCACTATCCTCACATGGCCGCTGGGGGGCAGCAGAAGACACCGACCCAGGGCTCCTGAAGGGGAGTGTGGGTCTGCACAGCCTGCTTTCCACACTGCTCAAATCGATCTTCTGTAAGAAACATCACCCCATTGAAGGAAGCATCTCTGTTCTTTCCCAGGGGGTCTGTGTTATTTATGGAGCGGATATCAGATGTGATCCCGAGAGTGGATCTCAGTCATCCTGAAACCCAGAGTAGTGGGGGCCGTGTCCTGGAGAGCAGcagcaccctccacccccaccccagtctttCTCAGGTTCTGGGCATCAGGCACTTCGGGGTATGTGGTCTCTAGGTGGAGTGTCTTGAGTGCCCTCCCAACCCTGGGGGCAGCACCAGCCCTGCCAGGTCACAGGTAGCCTCATCCTTCCCGAGGGAGGGTCTGTACATGTGTGAGACATGTGCGGACTTGAGTACCCCGGGATGGGGACCCGCTGTAGCCTGGCTTGGAAAGGAGCCCTGCCTGGAGGGTCAGGTCCCCTCAGCCCCCTGGGCCAGGCCTGACATGACATCCCCTGGGCCTATCCTAAACATCTTTTGCTCAGAGCCAAGTTCCCAGGATGCCTAGATCAGGGGCCATCCAGGTGGTGTGGGGACTCACCCACTGGATGGGCCT harbors:
- the CCDC12 gene encoding coiled-coil domain-containing protein 12; translated protein: MAATTAGVGRLEEEALRRKERLKALREKTGRKDKEDGEPKTKQLREGEEEGEKHRELRLRNYVPEDEDLKRRRVPQAKPVAVEEKVKEQLEAAKPEPIIEEVDLANLAPRKPDWDLKRDVAKKLEKLEKRTQRAIAELIRERLKGQEDSLASAVDTTTEQEACDSD